From the genome of Thermococcus chitonophagus, one region includes:
- a CDS encoding type II secretion system F family protein: protein MGLVSSFLEFLEKLGGKTIEVTEAPIRRLPKREMSIRDRLELLKQMREQIEKEREAEEERIIEEAIEWREKVIQKPLSERIAEGVLKYFRGPVESLSKSIKGLELDLYRANISMSKEKYVALMLGVGIISGIVGFAFSVAIMLPWDLSILLGVAGFILGFFYMRVYPKMVWRRRVEDVERALPYVLRHMASLLSAGVGIAEAMVSVAKSDYGVISEEFNLIIQDMHKGASFEDALSRFEERMASDNVTKVVKQILRAIKFGGNLADILYKMADEFAFEYRIKLMDYVQKINGISFVYMFMSVVMPTLLIVAILAGSLMSRRLIISISGLAVLMLFAFPALSTIIVIMIKRAEPR, encoded by the coding sequence TTGGGCTTAGTTTCATCATTTCTTGAGTTCCTTGAGAAGCTCGGTGGAAAAACCATTGAAGTTACCGAAGCTCCAATTAGGCGTCTCCCCAAAAGAGAAATGTCAATCAGAGATAGACTTGAGTTGCTTAAGCAGATGAGAGAGCAAATTGAAAAAGAGAGGGAGGCAGAGGAAGAGAGAATTATCGAAGAAGCTATTGAGTGGAGGGAGAAGGTTATACAAAAACCACTTTCTGAAAGAATAGCAGAAGGAGTTCTTAAATACTTCAGAGGACCTGTTGAGTCTCTTAGTAAGTCCATAAAGGGATTAGAGCTTGATTTATATAGAGCGAACATATCAATGTCAAAAGAAAAGTATGTAGCTCTAATGCTTGGAGTTGGAATAATATCGGGCATAGTAGGATTTGCATTTTCAGTAGCTATAATGCTACCTTGGGATCTCTCAATCTTGCTTGGTGTTGCCGGCTTTATCCTGGGATTCTTCTATATGAGAGTATATCCAAAAATGGTGTGGAGGAGAAGGGTTGAAGACGTAGAAAGGGCACTTCCCTATGTTTTGAGACACATGGCCTCCCTCTTAAGTGCGGGTGTGGGTATAGCTGAAGCAATGGTCTCTGTTGCAAAGTCGGATTACGGTGTAATATCAGAGGAGTTCAACTTAATAATACAAGATATGCACAAGGGAGCAAGCTTTGAGGATGCTCTCTCAAGATTCGAAGAGAGAATGGCTTCGGATAACGTAACTAAAGTCGTCAAGCAGATATTAAGGGCAATAAAGTTCGGTGGTAATCTGGCTGATATTTTATATAAGATGGCCGATGAATTCGCATTTGAGTATCGTATAAAGCTCATGGATTACGTTCAGAAGATAAATGGTATATCCTTCGTATATATGTTCATGTCAGTAGTTATGCCAACGCTATTGATCGTCGCAATTTTGGCTGGATCTCTAATGTCAAGGAGATTAATAATTTCAATCTCTGGCTTGGCAGTCTTAATGCTTTTTGCATTCCCAGCATTGTCAAC
- a CDS encoding ATPase, T2SS/T4P/T4SS family yields the protein MEEKKKKSWIDEILSSDNLTLEAILKKGSKPQEGSLKKEESEKTERPLSLGDILAGKSSETLKPKEKEEEKPPLPLAFLKEESAPKLAEILKKPEVPVKKPEEKSTISLQDILSAGAKQTKYVGEVKVLDVYGNIRILRVKGEAVPIYEINLPKLSKEEEKLLKMVRDRAIVEIQIDPESIPNFEERRRVFMREVRRMVKEMAPTLSEGRVELLAELVVQNMIGYGKLDPLVRDDNLEEIMVIGTNKPVYVWHRRFGMCKTNIVFENERDILNIIERIAREVGRRIDQQNPLLDARLPDGSRVNATLPPISLDGPTLTIRKFKKDPLTIIDLIKYGTLNSEVAAFLWLLVDGLGVKPANILVAGGTGSGKTTTLNSLAMFIPPSERVISIEDTAELQLPIEHWVRLETRPPNVEGKGEITMDDLVKNTLRMRPDRIIVGEVRGPEARTMFTAMNTGHDGALYDFSVIQLSNGRFVLIGDLLEELFKKYSDRIKTHKDLEYVVLDEKDRFEVVSIGPDLKAGKHVVSRIWRRKVREGEKLIRVITRTGNEVILTKTHPFFVFSDGDVVRKEAEKLKPGDRVAVMRKPPKPPQRKAIINPEIYAGISDYYLVLNGKNLVKIQNDGIPPEMVQYLLSINSKPVKIVCEVDESLSYVVGVLLGDGYISSNGYYISATFDDESYMKAFTSAIQEFLPESEPQVKRESTYTVVTHVLKPFVEFLHSNDDLLRHFIAGLFDADAYVDEKGPAIVLTTKSENLARKVWYALQRLGIISTVSRVKDGENVIFRVTVRGVDNLIRFYTYIPLRHSRKRAELEEIIKKHKARRGKRTDRVPISPIMIEPLRRKLNLTVSELSKLASYYAGEKVSESLIRHIEKGRIKEVRRSALRGIALALQQIARDIDDEDSWVQAKRLELIADGDVYWDEVVSVEEVDPRELGIEYVYDLTVEDDHNYVANGIVVSNCMGTIHSNSARETIIRLESPPMNVPRIMIPALDIIIMQVRYHTRKKGTIRRITEIAEVSGIEGESVQLNFLYKYDPAKDELVRTEVPSRFLQTLSYHTGMHPDEIMYEIEKRKLVLDWMIEKGIRRIDEVGAQIREFYIDEEEFFKKIEREATTIEMSKRIKEFI from the coding sequence TTGGAGGAGAAAAAGAAAAAGTCGTGGATAGATGAGATCCTAAGTAGCGATAATTTAACGTTGGAGGCTATTTTAAAGAAGGGGAGTAAACCCCAAGAAGGGTCTTTAAAAAAGGAAGAAAGCGAGAAAACAGAGAGGCCCTTATCCCTCGGTGATATCCTAGCAGGTAAGAGTAGTGAGACTCTTAAGCCAAAAGAGAAAGAAGAGGAGAAGCCGCCCCTTCCGCTTGCCTTTTTGAAAGAAGAGAGTGCTCCCAAACTAGCAGAGATACTAAAGAAGCCAGAAGTCCCTGTTAAAAAACCTGAGGAAAAATCAACAATCAGCCTCCAAGATATACTCTCTGCAGGAGCTAAGCAGACAAAGTATGTTGGTGAAGTTAAAGTTCTAGACGTTTATGGAAACATAAGGATATTGAGGGTTAAGGGAGAAGCAGTTCCAATATATGAGATAAACTTGCCCAAACTAAGTAAGGAAGAGGAAAAGCTCCTGAAAATGGTTAGAGATAGAGCGATAGTTGAAATCCAGATTGACCCTGAGTCTATACCTAATTTTGAAGAGAGAAGAAGAGTGTTCATGAGAGAAGTCAGAAGAATGGTAAAGGAAATGGCTCCAACGCTTTCCGAAGGTAGGGTTGAACTTCTTGCAGAGCTAGTTGTTCAGAACATGATAGGATACGGAAAGCTGGATCCCCTAGTAAGAGACGACAACCTTGAAGAGATTATGGTAATTGGAACCAACAAGCCGGTGTATGTATGGCACAGGCGTTTTGGTATGTGTAAGACGAACATAGTATTTGAAAATGAGAGGGACATCCTAAACATAATAGAGAGGATAGCGAGAGAAGTTGGAAGGAGAATTGATCAGCAAAATCCGCTTCTCGATGCTAGGCTTCCTGATGGTAGTAGAGTTAATGCCACCTTACCCCCGATAAGCCTAGATGGCCCAACACTAACAATAAGAAAGTTCAAGAAAGACCCCCTAACTATTATAGACCTGATCAAGTATGGAACCCTGAACTCCGAGGTTGCAGCTTTCCTCTGGCTACTGGTTGATGGCCTCGGAGTTAAGCCAGCAAACATCTTGGTTGCGGGTGGAACGGGTTCAGGTAAGACAACAACCCTCAACTCACTGGCAATGTTTATCCCACCGAGCGAGAGAGTAATAAGCATAGAGGATACTGCCGAGCTACAGCTCCCGATAGAGCACTGGGTAAGGCTTGAAACGAGACCACCAAACGTCGAGGGTAAGGGAGAAATCACAATGGATGATCTAGTAAAGAACACCCTGAGAATGCGTCCCGACAGAATTATAGTCGGTGAAGTCCGTGGTCCAGAGGCCAGAACTATGTTCACGGCAATGAATACAGGACATGATGGTGCTCTCTACGACTTTTCAGTTATTCAGCTTTCAAACGGTCGCTTTGTCCTAATTGGTGACTTGCTCGAGGAGCTCTTCAAGAAGTACTCGGACAGAATAAAAACCCACAAGGATTTAGAGTATGTAGTCCTTGACGAGAAGGACAGGTTCGAAGTTGTAAGTATTGGTCCAGACCTCAAAGCTGGGAAGCACGTGGTTTCGAGGATTTGGAGGAGGAAGGTTAGGGAAGGAGAGAAGTTAATTCGCGTAATAACGAGGACGGGCAATGAGGTTATACTCACTAAGACTCACCCGTTCTTCGTATTCTCAGACGGGGACGTGGTTAGGAAGGAAGCGGAAAAGCTCAAACCCGGAGACAGGGTTGCGGTAATGAGAAAACCTCCAAAGCCTCCACAGAGGAAAGCTATCATTAATCCTGAGATTTATGCGGGAATAAGTGACTATTATCTCGTTCTCAACGGAAAGAACCTTGTGAAGATCCAAAATGATGGTATACCTCCAGAGATGGTCCAGTATCTCCTTTCAATAAACTCAAAGCCTGTAAAGATTGTTTGCGAGGTTGATGAGAGCCTTTCCTACGTAGTCGGAGTCCTCCTTGGAGACGGCTACATATCCTCAAATGGTTACTATATCTCAGCTACATTTGACGACGAATCCTACATGAAAGCGTTTACCTCTGCCATTCAGGAGTTCCTTCCAGAGAGTGAGCCCCAGGTTAAGCGTGAATCCACATATACCGTTGTAACCCATGTCTTAAAGCCCTTCGTAGAGTTCCTCCACTCGAACGATGACCTGCTGAGGCACTTCATAGCAGGACTTTTCGATGCCGACGCTTACGTAGATGAAAAGGGCCCAGCGATTGTCCTAACGACTAAGAGTGAAAACCTCGCGAGGAAGGTCTGGTATGCCCTCCAGAGGCTTGGAATAATAAGTACGGTCTCCCGTGTGAAAGATGGAGAGAACGTAATCTTCAGGGTCACCGTGAGGGGTGTTGACAATCTAATTAGATTCTACACTTACATCCCGCTCAGGCACTCAAGGAAGAGAGCAGAGCTTGAGGAGATAATAAAGAAGCATAAGGCCCGCCGCGGAAAGAGAACTGATCGCGTGCCGATTTCGCCTATAATGATCGAGCCTCTCAGGAGGAAACTTAATCTTACAGTTTCAGAGCTCTCGAAGCTTGCCTCCTATTACGCTGGTGAGAAAGTATCGGAGAGCCTAATTAGGCATATAGAAAAGGGCAGAATAAAGGAAGTTAGAAGATCAGCTCTTAGAGGAATTGCACTGGCCCTTCAGCAGATTGCCAGAGACATTGACGATGAAGATTCCTGGGTTCAGGCAAAAAGGCTTGAGCTCATAGCGGATGGGGATGTGTACTGGGATGAAGTTGTGAGTGTCGAGGAAGTAGATCCGAGGGAGCTAGGGATAGAGTACGTCTATGATCTGACCGTGGAGGATGATCACAACTACGTTGCCAACGGAATCGTTGTATCAAACTGCATGGGAACGATACACTCAAACTCTGCTAGGGAGACTATAATCAGGCTTGAAAGTCCTCCAATGAACGTTCCCAGGATAATGATACCCGCTCTTGATATAATCATAATGCAGGTGAGATATCATACAAGGAAGAAGGGTACTATCAGGAGGATTACTGAAATAGCAGAAGTCTCTGGCATTGAAGGGGAGAGCGTTCAGCTGAACTTCCTTTATAAATATGACCCGGCAAAGGATGAGTTAGTGAGAACAGAAGTACCGAGCAGATTCCTGCAGACTCTATCATATCATACTGGGATGCATCCAGATGAGATAATGTACGAAATAGAAAAGAGAAAGCTGGTGCTCGATTGGATGATTGAAAAAGGTATCAGAAGAATCGATGAAGTTGGCGCCCAAATCAGAGAGTTCTACATAGATGAGGAAGAGTTCTTCAAGAAGATTGAAAGAGAGGCAACTACTATAGAAATGAGCAAAAGAATCAAGGAGTTTATATGA